The following are from one region of the Ruficoccus sp. ZRK36 genome:
- a CDS encoding AraC family transcriptional regulator, with protein MKCEQKLPPAMVGIGTFKSGLGGCREPAQILPGMIYFEIITEGSVYGPDESQQLYGEATVFCHRAGHSTIFRSPQNSYYHCVVPRFQMSSGADVMDWPRCFQWRDRKAMHQFTDEMIHSFHYAGMDSRVIGNLVWSRLCFELEQYRMHERGHGLNPQLSAATDFMNARYADPIGIEEVAEAAGVSVSHLHMLFRQHLDETPHQYLIQKRMRVAGHTLVTTDDPIKAIASDVGYLNTENFCRAFRKFFGKSASEYRQAYARPSRA; from the coding sequence ATGAAGTGTGAGCAAAAACTGCCCCCTGCGATGGTCGGCATAGGTACGTTTAAAAGTGGACTCGGCGGCTGTCGCGAACCGGCTCAAATCCTGCCGGGTATGATCTACTTTGAGATCATCACCGAGGGCTCTGTTTACGGGCCTGACGAGTCGCAGCAGCTATACGGAGAGGCTACGGTTTTCTGTCACCGGGCCGGGCACTCAACCATTTTCAGGAGCCCGCAAAACAGCTACTACCACTGCGTGGTGCCGCGCTTTCAGATGAGCAGCGGCGCCGATGTCATGGACTGGCCGCGGTGCTTTCAGTGGCGTGACCGCAAGGCCATGCACCAGTTTACCGATGAGATGATCCACTCCTTTCACTACGCCGGGATGGACTCACGTGTGATCGGTAATCTCGTGTGGAGCCGTTTGTGCTTCGAGTTGGAGCAATACCGGATGCATGAGCGCGGGCACGGGCTTAACCCGCAGTTGAGCGCAGCCACGGACTTTATGAACGCCCGCTACGCCGACCCCATCGGAATCGAGGAGGTGGCCGAGGCGGCGGGGGTGAGCGTCTCGCACCTGCACATGCTTTTTCGGCAGCACCTGGACGAAACTCCGCACCAGTACCTGATCCAGAAACGCATGCGCGTGGCCGGGCACACGCTGGTCACGACGGATGACCCGATCAAGGCTATCGCTTCCGATGTGGGCTATCTGAACACGGAAAACTTCTGCCGCGCCTTCCGCAAGTTCTTCGGCAAGTCCGCCTCCGAGTACCGCCAGGCCTACGCCCGCCCCAGTCGTGCGTGA
- a CDS encoding sugar phosphate isomerase/epimerase: protein MKPQITVQLFSVRENAEKDYEGTIRAIADMGFGCVEPAGYPGSSPEKAAKLFAELGLQAPTAHIALPIGENKNAIIEQALLMGHKYLITGCPPGFKENYTSMDKVKAMTELYCEAAANAAPHGLQVGYHNHDWDLAVIDGESAYKYFLANTPESVLWEADLFWVAKAGLNPAEFVEEIGPRGLALHFKDGVVSDKDTFREAKTESGNVMLGDTAPFRPAGAGDVDLLSAAKVYKYTQYVAVELDRYDGDMMQAVKESYDYLTGQGIAQGKK, encoded by the coding sequence ATGAAACCTCAGATCACTGTCCAACTCTTTAGCGTCCGCGAGAACGCCGAAAAGGATTACGAAGGCACTATCCGCGCCATCGCTGACATGGGCTTCGGCTGTGTCGAACCGGCAGGCTACCCCGGCTCCAGCCCCGAAAAGGCCGCCAAGCTCTTCGCCGAGCTCGGCCTGCAGGCCCCGACCGCACATATCGCCCTGCCCATCGGCGAAAACAAGAACGCGATCATCGAGCAGGCGCTCCTGATGGGGCACAAGTACCTCATCACCGGCTGCCCTCCCGGGTTCAAGGAAAACTACACCTCCATGGACAAGGTCAAGGCCATGACCGAGCTGTACTGTGAAGCTGCTGCCAACGCTGCTCCCCATGGCCTCCAGGTCGGTTATCATAACCATGACTGGGACCTCGCCGTGATCGATGGCGAAAGCGCCTACAAGTACTTCCTGGCCAACACCCCCGAGAGCGTTCTGTGGGAAGCCGACCTGTTCTGGGTTGCCAAGGCTGGCCTCAACCCCGCCGAGTTCGTCGAGGAAATCGGCCCGCGCGGCCTCGCCCTGCACTTCAAGGACGGCGTCGTCTCCGACAAGGACACCTTCCGCGAAGCCAAGACCGAGAGCGGCAACGTCATGCTCGGTGACACCGCCCCCTTCCGCCCCGCCGGTGCCGGCGATGTCGATCTGCTCAGCGCCGCCAAGGTCTACAAGTACACCCAGTACGTCGCAGTCGAGCTCGACCGTTACGACGGCGACATGATGCAGGCCGTCAAGGAAAGCTACGACTACCTCACCGGCCAGGGCATCGCCCAGGGCAAGAAGTAG
- a CDS encoding HAD family hydrolase, giving the protein MNKALFLDRDGTIIEDTHYPHKPEDVHLLPNAVDALKQARELGYLLFLFTNQSGVGRGIYTLEDVHICNAYMLEQLGLGEDLFTDICIAPEHPEEDSAYRKPSPRFIHEMTTAHALDPEQCYMVGDRTSDWGAGVNAGIHPVAVRTGKDFDEKARTYIDENGVAVFADLAAFVATLA; this is encoded by the coding sequence ATGAACAAAGCACTCTTTCTGGACCGGGACGGGACGATCATTGAGGATACCCACTATCCGCACAAGCCGGAGGATGTCCACCTGCTGCCCAACGCGGTGGACGCGCTGAAGCAGGCGCGCGAGCTGGGCTACCTGCTCTTTCTCTTTACCAACCAGAGCGGGGTGGGGCGCGGTATTTACACGCTGGAGGACGTGCATATCTGCAATGCCTACATGCTGGAGCAGCTCGGGCTGGGGGAGGACCTGTTTACCGATATTTGCATCGCGCCTGAGCATCCCGAGGAGGACAGCGCGTACCGTAAGCCGTCCCCGCGCTTCATCCACGAGATGACCACGGCGCACGCGCTCGACCCGGAGCAATGCTACATGGTGGGTGATCGCACGAGCGACTGGGGAGCGGGCGTCAACGCCGGTATCCACCCCGTCGCTGTGCGCACGGGGAAGGACTTCGACGAAAAGGCTCGTACCTATATCGACGAAAACGGTGTCGCCGTCTTCGCTGATCTGGCCGCCTTCGTGGCCACGCTGGCATAG
- a CDS encoding M24 family metallopeptidase — protein MTATNAKLLYASTEESADALYFAGFFVPDPVILMQVGRTRLGVFSRLEFGRAEKQSALDALLPYEDLMARAKKIYKSTRPGPAEIIRLLAEDRGLKSFHVPENFPAGLALKLMKAGLDIQPIEGAFFPQRETKTEAEAEAIREGNRVAAVGIDAVRKALEAAEIRGDELWLKGKRLTSERLRTLIQLACMEEGGLANHVIAAGGDQACDPHAVGEGPLKANELIIVDVFPRIMHSGYHGDMTRTFLKGKASPEQKKLVDTVHKAQRAALAGIKAGVNGKTIHAEVDRIFKQTGYVTGQSRGVWEGFIHSTGHGLGLEIHESPRMSPVGDRLKKGVVVTVEPGLYYPGLGGCRIEDVVQVLDDGYDLLSEAPYEWEIA, from the coding sequence ATGACTGCGACGAATGCAAAGCTCTTGTACGCCTCGACCGAGGAAAGCGCCGATGCGCTTTACTTCGCGGGGTTCTTCGTTCCCGATCCGGTGATCCTTATGCAGGTCGGGCGCACACGTTTGGGCGTCTTTTCCCGGCTGGAGTTCGGCCGTGCCGAAAAGCAATCTGCGCTGGATGCGCTCCTGCCCTATGAGGATCTGATGGCCCGCGCCAAGAAGATCTACAAGTCGACCCGCCCGGGACCGGCAGAGATCATCCGCTTGCTGGCGGAGGACCGTGGCTTGAAGAGCTTTCACGTGCCGGAGAATTTTCCGGCCGGGCTCGCACTCAAGCTCATGAAGGCCGGGCTCGATATTCAGCCGATCGAGGGCGCGTTTTTCCCGCAACGCGAGACCAAGACCGAGGCCGAAGCTGAGGCGATCCGCGAGGGAAACCGCGTGGCCGCCGTCGGTATCGACGCGGTCCGCAAGGCGCTGGAAGCTGCGGAGATTCGCGGAGACGAGCTGTGGCTGAAGGGCAAGCGCCTCACCTCGGAGCGTCTGCGCACGCTGATCCAGCTGGCGTGTATGGAGGAAGGCGGCCTGGCCAACCACGTGATCGCGGCCGGTGGAGACCAGGCATGCGATCCGCATGCGGTGGGCGAGGGCCCACTCAAGGCCAACGAGTTGATCATCGTGGATGTCTTTCCGCGCATCATGCACAGCGGTTATCATGGTGACATGACCCGCACCTTTCTTAAGGGCAAGGCTTCGCCCGAGCAGAAGAAGCTCGTCGATACCGTGCACAAGGCACAACGGGCGGCGCTCGCGGGAATCAAGGCTGGCGTCAACGGCAAGACGATCCATGCCGAAGTGGACCGGATCTTTAAGCAGACGGGCTACGTCACCGGCCAATCGCGTGGTGTCTGGGAAGGCTTTATCCACAGTACCGGGCACGGTCTCGGGCTGGAGATCCACGAGTCTCCGCGCATGAGCCCGGTGGGCGACCGGCTGAAAAAGGGCGTCGTCGTCACGGTCGAGCCTGGCCTGTACTATCCGGGGCTGGGTGGCTGCCGCATCGAGGACGTCGTCCAGGTGCTGGATGACGGCTACGACCTGCTCTCCGAGGCTCCCTACGAGTGGGAAATCGCTTAG